One region of Halohasta litchfieldiae genomic DNA includes:
- a CDS encoding lipoate--protein ligase family protein, translated as MRVYRGRADDPAADRAVTANLLTQTAETGVPAVRVWRPHRQVAFGRRDSHADGYDAATEAAEARGYHAVDRRVGGRAVAYTGRTLAIAHAVPIDDIRQGMCDRYSETSQLLVDVLSDLGADVTRGEPANAYCPGSHSVSSVDGGEPVGKVAGVAQRVQSGAALIAGCLTVAEADESELSAVLGPVYRKLDIPFDPDSVGSVSTAGGPDDPGVIAEAVETALVGTRSPTVSHAGTTETQGN; from the coding sequence ATTCGGGTGTATCGTGGTCGAGCCGACGATCCGGCGGCTGATCGAGCCGTAACTGCCAATCTGCTCACACAGACAGCCGAGACCGGTGTTCCTGCCGTCCGGGTCTGGCGACCACACCGGCAGGTTGCCTTCGGTCGACGCGATAGCCATGCTGATGGCTACGACGCCGCCACAGAGGCGGCCGAAGCTCGTGGCTACCACGCCGTCGACCGGCGCGTCGGCGGCCGTGCGGTCGCCTACACCGGCCGGACGCTGGCGATTGCCCACGCAGTTCCAATCGATGATATTCGACAGGGGATGTGCGACCGCTACAGCGAGACCAGCCAGCTACTCGTCGACGTGCTGTCCGATCTCGGAGCCGACGTAACGCGGGGCGAGCCAGCCAACGCATATTGTCCGGGAAGCCACTCGGTGAGCAGTGTCGACGGGGGTGAGCCAGTTGGCAAAGTTGCCGGCGTCGCCCAGCGCGTCCAGTCGGGAGCAGCACTCATCGCTGGCTGTCTCACGGTTGCTGAAGCAGACGAATCCGAACTGAGTGCCGTGTTAGGCCCCGTTTACCGCAAGCTTGACATCCCGTTTGATCCCGACTCGGTCGGGAGCGTGTCGACTGCTGGTGGCCCGGACGATCCCGGAGTGATCGCAGAGGCGGTCGAAACGGCGCTGGTCGGCACTCGGTCTCCAACGGTCAGTCACGCAGGAACGACCGAGACGCAGGGTAACTAG
- a CDS encoding aminopeptidase gives MDPRVHEHAEILVDWSARIEAGDNVVLSVAEGAHDLAVAVAEAVGERGANLVATYDSEELARAYLRGHDGEFDSNPAHELALVENADVYLRLGGGRNTTATADVPSPTRQAYRRARTEIREARMDTDWVSTVHPTRSLAQQAGMSFEAYQEFVYDAILRDWESLAEEMAQLKTVLDEGSEVHIEKSETDLWLSIENRTAVNSAASVVYDSHNLPSGEVFTAPADAEGTVFFDIPMTVDATRLRDVQLTFESGEVVDYTAEQGEAVLREILETDAGARRLGELGIGMNRGIDRVTDNILFDEKMGETVHLAVGRAYDACLPEGESGNQSAVHTDLITDMSEESTLSVDGEVIQRDGTFRWESGFAGGT, from the coding sequence ATGGACCCACGCGTACACGAGCATGCCGAGATTCTCGTCGACTGGAGTGCCCGCATCGAAGCCGGTGACAACGTTGTACTGAGTGTTGCCGAAGGCGCACACGATCTCGCGGTGGCAGTCGCCGAAGCCGTCGGCGAGCGCGGCGCGAACCTCGTGGCAACCTACGATTCCGAGGAACTCGCCCGGGCGTATCTCCGGGGTCACGATGGCGAGTTCGATTCGAATCCAGCCCACGAACTGGCGCTCGTGGAGAACGCCGACGTCTATCTCCGGCTCGGCGGTGGCCGCAACACGACTGCGACCGCCGACGTTCCAAGTCCCACACGGCAGGCCTATCGCCGCGCCCGCACCGAGATCCGTGAGGCCCGAATGGATACCGACTGGGTGTCGACGGTCCATCCCACCCGGTCGCTGGCCCAACAGGCCGGCATGTCGTTCGAGGCCTACCAAGAGTTCGTCTACGACGCCATTCTCCGCGACTGGGAGTCGCTGGCCGAGGAGATGGCCCAGCTCAAAACAGTCCTCGATGAGGGAAGCGAGGTCCACATCGAGAAAAGCGAGACCGATCTGTGGCTCTCCATCGAGAATCGAACCGCAGTCAACAGCGCTGCGTCGGTTGTCTATGATTCCCATAACCTCCCGTCAGGCGAGGTTTTCACCGCTCCCGCGGATGCAGAGGGCACCGTCTTTTTCGATATTCCAATGACGGTCGACGCTACCCGGCTTCGGGATGTCCAGCTCACATTTGAGTCCGGTGAGGTCGTCGACTATACAGCCGAGCAGGGCGAGGCGGTGCTCCGAGAGATCCTCGAAACCGACGCAGGTGCGCGTCGACTCGGCGAACTCGGAATCGGGATGAACCGCGGCATCGACCGTGTTACGGATAACATACTGTTCGACGAAAAGATGGGCGAGACGGTCCATCTCGCGGTAGGCAGAGCCTACGATGCCTGTCTCCCAGAGGGCGAGTCCGGCAATCAGTCGGCGGTCCACACTGACCTCATCACCGATATGAGCGAGGAGTCGACGCTCTCGGTCGACGGTGAGGTAATCCAGCGGGATGGAACGTTCCGGTGGGAGAGTGGCTTCGCTGGGGGAACCTGA
- the citZ gene encoding citrate synthase, whose translation MSTELKRGLEGVVVTESDLSYIDGDIGRLIYRGYPIEELARQASYEETLYLLWHGELPDSEQLASFAEEMVAARQLSDGVLEIVRNLAEADEEPMAAIRTITSALAAYDPDADADVTNAAANDRKSRRITAKMPTALAAFNRIRNGKEPVEPRDDLDHAANFLYMLNDEEPDDVLADTFDMALVLHADHGLNASTFSGMVTASTLADLHSSVTSAIGTLSGSLHGGANANVMKMLQEIDDSQMDPVDWVVDAIDRGERIAGFGHRVYNVKDPRANILGEKSEELGEAAGDTKWYEMSVAIEEYIAEEKGLAPNVDFYSATTYYQMGIPIDLFTPIFAVSRVGGWIAHILEQWEDNRLIRPRAKYTGPEDAEFVPLDER comes from the coding sequence ATGTCTACTGAGCTGAAGCGTGGGCTTGAGGGCGTGGTGGTCACCGAGTCCGACCTGAGCTACATCGATGGCGATATCGGACGGCTGATCTACCGCGGCTACCCTATCGAGGAACTCGCCCGACAGGCCAGCTACGAAGAGACGCTGTATCTGCTCTGGCACGGCGAGTTGCCCGACAGCGAGCAGTTGGCGTCGTTCGCCGAGGAGATGGTCGCGGCCCGCCAACTCAGCGATGGCGTGCTCGAAATCGTCCGCAACCTCGCCGAAGCCGACGAGGAGCCGATGGCCGCGATCCGGACAATCACCTCCGCGCTGGCCGCCTACGACCCCGACGCGGATGCGGACGTCACGAACGCCGCGGCCAACGACCGCAAGAGTCGACGCATCACCGCCAAGATGCCGACCGCGCTCGCGGCGTTCAACCGTATCCGCAACGGCAAGGAGCCCGTCGAGCCACGCGACGATCTGGACCATGCCGCGAACTTCCTCTACATGCTCAACGACGAGGAGCCCGACGACGTGCTCGCGGATACCTTCGATATGGCACTGGTGCTGCACGCCGACCACGGGCTCAACGCCTCAACGTTTTCGGGGATGGTCACCGCCTCGACGCTGGCGGATCTCCACAGTTCCGTTACCTCGGCTATCGGCACGCTGTCGGGCAGTTTGCATGGCGGCGCGAACGCCAACGTGATGAAGATGCTCCAAGAGATCGACGACTCCCAGATGGACCCCGTCGACTGGGTTGTCGACGCCATCGACCGCGGCGAGCGGATCGCTGGCTTCGGCCACCGTGTCTACAACGTCAAAGATCCGCGTGCGAACATCCTCGGCGAGAAAAGCGAGGAACTCGGTGAGGCCGCTGGCGACACCAAATGGTACGAGATGTCGGTCGCCATCGAGGAGTATATCGCCGAGGAGAAAGGTCTCGCACCGAACGTCGACTTCTACTCGGCGACGACCTACTACCAGATGGGGATCCCGATTGATCTCTTTACGCCGATCTTCGCGGTCTCCCGCGTCGGCGGCTGGATCGCCCACATCCTCGAACAGTGGGAGGATAATCGATTGATCCGTCCACGAGCGAAGTACACCGGTCCCGAAGACGCCGAGTTCGTCCCGCTTGACGAGCGATAG